The DNA segment TACCGCGTCGTTGGCCGGATGGGTGATTATCAGGGCAAACCGCAGTTCACCGTCAGCCTCATCTACCCTGCCGATTCGTCCGACATCTCGCGTGACGACTTCATCGCCGCCTCCCGTTTTGACCGAGGACAGCTCCTGACCGAACTCCGCGGCTATGTAGCCGCCGTGAAGAACCGCTACATTCGAGCGCTGCTCGAATCATTCTTCACCGACCCGGACTTCGCCGAGCAGTTCTCCCTCGCGCCGGGCGGGGCCCGGGTACACCACGCCTGCCTCGGCGGGTTGCTGGAACACACCGTGATGATGTGCCGCGCCGCGCAGCCCCTGCCCGAGATCTACCCGGAGGTGGACCGCGACCTCCTTCTGGCCGGGGTCATTCTGCACGACGTGGGCAAGGTCAAAGAATACGTTTACGAAGTTGCTATCGACCACACGCCTGACGGCAGGCTCATGGGTCATCTGGTCATGGGTTCGAAGATGGTCGAGGACAAGATCGCGGCCATCAAGGACTTCCCGGCCGAGCTCTCGCGGATGATACGGCACATCATCCTCTCCCATCACGGCGAACTTGAGTACGGCTCGCCGAAGACCCCGAAGTTCGCCGAGGCCTTCCTGGTATTCTCCCTCGACTACGCGGACTCGCGGCTGGCCATCTTCCGCGAGGTGGTTGAGAAAAACAAGAACGTCAAATGGACTGATTTCAACAACTACCTGGATACCAACGTCTACATAAAAGACCCGCCTGAAGCCTAGTCCCGCGCGATGAGCGCCGACCCGGACTTCCCGACCCTGCAGTCCGCCTGCAAACAATTCGACCTCGACCTGACCCAGTCGCAGTACGACCTGCTCACCCGCTACACGCAGATCCTGCGGGATTGGAACCAGCGCATCAACCTCGTCTCCCGCCGCGATCCCGGCCGGATTCTGTCCTATCATGTGATTGACTCGCTGGCCGTGCAGCGGTTGCTGCCTCAAGACGCAAGGGTTTGCGATGTCGGCAGCGGCGCCGGCCTGCCGGGAATTCCTCTTGCCTTGGTTCGGCCCGACCTAAAGACGCTGCTAATCGAGTCTTCTCAGAAGCGAAGCCGGTTCCTGGCTACCGCAGTGTCCGAACTGGGACTCGGCAACGTCGAGGTACTGAACGAACGGGCGGAATCACTTTCACCGCTGGAATGTGACGTAGTGCTCAGCCGGCTTTCCGGCCCGCTGCCGGACGTGGTCAAGCAGGCCGGCAGACACCTGAAGGCTGACGGCAAGATTGTGCTGTACAAGATGCAGGACTGCGCGGCCGAACTGCGGAAAGCGGCGAGGCTGCTGGCGCGGTTCCGGCTACGTGTCGTCGGTTCACACGACGTGCTGCTCCCGCTGTCTGGTATCCCGCGCCGGTTCATCGTTCTCGCCTCCTCCCGCTAGCCCAAGCCCGCCGGAAAAAAGAAAGAAGGCCGTGTCGGCCTTCGTTCTTTCAATGCAGGATGTAACAACAAAAAGCGTGCCCGGGTTCGTGCAAAACTCGTAGAAAGGAGGTGATCCAGCCGCACGTTCCCGTACGGCTACCTTGTTACGACTTCGCCCCAGTCATCGGCCCTGCCTTAGGCCCTCAAAAGAGGGACTTTGGGCATTGCCGACTCCCATGGCGTGACGGGCGGTGTGTACAAGACCCGGGAACGTATTCACCACTGCATGCTGATCAGTGATTACTAGCGATTCCATCTTCATGCAGGCGAGTTGCAGCCTGCAATCCGAACC comes from the bacterium genome and includes:
- a CDS encoding HD domain-containing protein; this encodes MKKQFLKDVKAGTQVDDVFYCSRRDVKERRDGGAFLTLELRDKTGSVAAIMWDRIDDALRCVEVGGFYRVVGRMGDYQGKPQFTVSLIYPADSSDISRDDFIAASRFDRGQLLTELRGYVAAVKNRYIRALLESFFTDPDFAEQFSLAPGGARVHHACLGGLLEHTVMMCRAAQPLPEIYPEVDRDLLLAGVILHDVGKVKEYVYEVAIDHTPDGRLMGHLVMGSKMVEDKIAAIKDFPAELSRMIRHIILSHHGELEYGSPKTPKFAEAFLVFSLDYADSRLAIFREVVEKNKNVKWTDFNNYLDTNVYIKDPPEA
- the rsmG gene encoding 16S rRNA (guanine(527)-N(7))-methyltransferase RsmG, producing the protein MSADPDFPTLQSACKQFDLDLTQSQYDLLTRYTQILRDWNQRINLVSRRDPGRILSYHVIDSLAVQRLLPQDARVCDVGSGAGLPGIPLALVRPDLKTLLIESSQKRSRFLATAVSELGLGNVEVLNERAESLSPLECDVVLSRLSGPLPDVVKQAGRHLKADGKIVLYKMQDCAAELRKAARLLARFRLRVVGSHDVLLPLSGIPRRFIVLASSR